From Xyrauchen texanus isolate HMW12.3.18 chromosome 12, RBS_HiC_50CHRs, whole genome shotgun sequence, one genomic window encodes:
- the LOC127653109 gene encoding deoxyhypusine synthase-like produces MRSTLNYSNKPVLDQVMMAHQAPSVARDAVLKESCSLPEDMTRIKGYDFNQGVNYKALLQSYLTTGFQASSFALAVMEINKMIERRLEPLKEQEVGHEGSGSNQSASECTIFLGYTSNLISSGVRESIRYLAQHKMVDVIVTTAGGIEEDLIKCLAHTYLGEFSLKGKELRQKGLNRIGNLLVPNDNYCKFEDWLMPILDQMVLEQKTEGTLWTPSKMIHRLGKEINNPDSVYYWAYKNDIPVFSPALTDGSLGDMIYFHSYKNPGLVLDIVEDIRSLNSKAVFAKSTGMIILGGGLVKHHIANANLMRNGADFAVFVNTGQEFDGSDSGARPDEAVSWGKIRVDATPVKVYQYYIVFPLLVAETFAHNANRLIKEKKSD; encoded by the exons ATGAGATCCACGTTAAACTATAGTAACAAGCCGG TTCTAGATCAGGTGATGATGGCACATCAGGCTCCCTCTGTGGCAAGGGACGCAGTGTTGAAGGAGAGCTGCTCTCTGCCAGAGGACATGACCCGGATTAAAGGTTATGACTTCAATCAGGGTGTGAACTACAAAGCCCTGCTGCAGTCCTACCTCACCACAGGCTTCCAGGCCAGCAGCTTTGCCCTGGCCGTGATGGAGATCAATAAAATG ATAGAGAGGCGTTTGGAGCCATTGAAGGAGCAGGAGGTGGGACATGAGGGCAGCGGTTCTAATCAGTCTGCTTCCGAGTGCACCATCTTCCTGGGCTACACCTCCAACCTGATCAGCTCGGGTGTGCGAGAGAGTATTCGCTACCTCGCACAGCACAAAATG GTAGATGTGATAGTAACCACAGCAGGAGGGATTGAAGAGGACCTTATAAAATGTTTAGCACACACGTATCTTGGAGAGTTCAGTCTCAAAGGCAAAGAGCTACGACAGAAAGGCCTTAATAG AATAGGGAATCTCCTGGTACCAAACGATAATTACTGTAAGTTTGAAGACTGGCTGATGCCTATTCTGGACCAAATGGTTCTGGAACAGAAAACAGAG GGCACACTCTGGACACCCTCGAAAATGATCCACCGACTCGGCAAAGAAATCAACAATCCAGATTCTGTTTATTACTGGGCCTATAAG AATGACATCCCAGTGTTTAGCCCCGCCCTCACTGACGGCTCATTGGGGGATATGATCTATTTCCACTCCTACAAGAACCCTGGACTGGTGCTTGACATTGTGGAGG ATATTCGGAGTTTAAACAGTAAAGCCGTGTTTGCCAAGAGCACAGGGATGATTATTCTCGGAGGAGGTCTCGTCAAACATCATATCGCTAATGCTAAtctcatg AGGAATGGAGCAGATTTTGCGGTGTTTGTCAACACTGGTCAGGAGTTTGATGGCTCAGACTCAGGGGCCAGACCGGATGAGGCTGTTTCTTGGGGAAAGATCCGCGTGGATGCCACACCTGTAAAA GTATATCAGTACTATATAGTATTTCCACTCTTAGTAGCTGAAACATTTGCACACAACGCCAACAGACTGATCAAGGAAAAGAAGAGCGACTGA
- the gng14 gene encoding GGL domain-containing protein, protein MDVYCSNNVLQARRTVEQLRLETELQRIKISAAAEQLVQYCQEHGRGDPLLTGIAASSNPFKDKKTCVLL, encoded by the exons ATGGATGTCTACTGCAGTAATAATGTTCTTCAGGCCAGAAGAACTGTGGAGCAGCTGAGACTGGAGACAGAGCTACAGAGGATCAAG ATTTCTGCAGCAGCAGAGCAGTTGGTTCAGTATTGTCAGGAACACGGGAGAGGTGATCCACTGCTAACCGGCATCGCTGCCTCCTCCAACCCATTCAAAGACAAGAAGACATGCGTGCTGCTGTGA